A genomic window from Variovorax paradoxus includes:
- a CDS encoding styrene monooxygenase/indole monooxygenase family protein: MKRIAIVGAGQSGLQLGLGLLAAGYEVTMFSNRTGEDIRQGKVMSSQCMFHTSLQIERDLGLDHWAHDCPTVDGIGLAVPHPEQKGAKAIDWVARLNSSAQSVDQRVKIPAWMDAFQKKGGELVFKDAGIDELEACTQSHDLTLVASGKGEISKLFERDAHKSSFDKPQRALALTYVKGMKPREPHSAVCFNLIPGVGEYFVFPALTTTGPCEIMVFEGVPGGPMDCWADVKTPQEHLARSQWILDTFTPWEAERCRDIELTDDNGILAGRFAPTVRKPVATLPSGRKVLGLADVVVLNDPITGQGSNNAAKCADTYLKSILARGDGAADAAWMQQTFDRYWFGYAQWVTQWTNMLLAPPPPHVLKLLGTAGAMPPLASAFANGFDDPRTFFPWFADPAEADRYIETCAAVA; the protein is encoded by the coding sequence ATGAAGCGAATCGCCATCGTCGGCGCGGGCCAGTCGGGCCTGCAACTGGGTCTCGGACTGCTCGCGGCAGGCTACGAGGTCACGATGTTCAGCAACCGCACGGGCGAAGACATCCGCCAAGGCAAGGTCATGTCGAGCCAGTGCATGTTTCACACCTCGCTGCAGATCGAGCGCGACCTGGGCCTGGACCACTGGGCGCACGACTGCCCCACGGTGGACGGCATCGGGCTGGCCGTTCCCCATCCGGAGCAGAAGGGGGCCAAGGCCATCGACTGGGTCGCACGGCTGAATTCGAGCGCCCAGTCGGTCGACCAGCGCGTGAAGATCCCGGCCTGGATGGACGCGTTCCAGAAGAAGGGCGGCGAACTCGTCTTCAAAGACGCGGGCATCGACGAGCTCGAGGCCTGCACGCAAAGCCACGACCTCACGCTGGTGGCCAGCGGCAAAGGCGAGATCTCGAAGCTCTTCGAGCGCGACGCCCACAAGTCGAGCTTCGACAAGCCGCAGCGTGCACTGGCCCTGACCTACGTGAAAGGGATGAAGCCGCGCGAGCCGCACTCGGCCGTGTGCTTCAACCTCATTCCCGGCGTGGGCGAGTACTTCGTGTTCCCGGCGCTGACGACGACGGGGCCCTGCGAGATCATGGTGTTCGAAGGCGTGCCCGGCGGCCCGATGGACTGCTGGGCGGACGTGAAGACGCCGCAGGAACACCTTGCGCGCAGCCAATGGATCCTGGACACCTTCACGCCATGGGAGGCCGAGCGCTGCAGGGACATCGAGCTGACCGACGACAACGGTATCCTCGCGGGCCGCTTCGCGCCGACGGTGCGCAAGCCGGTCGCGACATTGCCCTCGGGCCGCAAGGTGCTGGGCCTGGCCGACGTGGTGGTGCTCAACGATCCGATCACGGGGCAAGGTTCCAACAACGCGGCCAAGTGCGCCGACACCTATCTGAAGAGCATCCTCGCGCGCGGCGACGGCGCGGCCGATGCGGCGTGGATGCAGCAAACCTTCGACCGCTACTGGTTCGGCTACGCGCAGTGGGTCACGCAGTGGACCAACATGCTGCTCGCACCGCCGCCGCCCCATGTGCTCAAGCTGCTCGGCACCGCCGGCGCGATGCCGCCGCTGGCCAGTGCCTTCGCCAACGGCTTCGACGACCCGCGCACCTTCTTCCCGTGGTTCGCGGACCCCGCGGAGGCGGACCGCTACATCGAAACCTGCGCGGCCGTCGCGTAG
- a CDS encoding AraC family transcriptional regulator, with protein METATTPPLPLQRYRLFESHDMDEARESVARVFCPHGLVMLRPRTELDACHHSARLHRDVSLNYVQYGPGVQIDPGYLQDFFLLQIPLRGGAEIRCGAQHVEATPRLASLPSPTEPLSMRWADDSPHLIVRLARSALLSRLESLLQAPVKQALVFDLGVPLDNPALAPVVHFIDYLRLTLDAGSALQAGGPLAEHAEAYLMASLLMSAGHNHSRALAGEAQRSLLPRVVRRAQEYMAAHADEPLSLADVCSEVCCSARALQLAFRQHAGQGPMEFLREIRLDRVRAELLASTSVAAVGVREVAQKYGFLHLGHFAAQYRARFGERPSETRASRAF; from the coding sequence ATGGAAACCGCCACGACCCCACCGCTGCCGCTGCAGCGCTACCGGCTTTTCGAGAGCCACGACATGGACGAGGCCCGTGAAAGCGTGGCCCGCGTGTTCTGCCCGCACGGCCTGGTCATGCTGCGACCCCGCACCGAACTCGACGCCTGCCACCACAGCGCGCGGCTGCATCGGGACGTGAGCCTCAATTACGTGCAGTACGGCCCCGGCGTGCAGATCGACCCCGGCTACCTGCAGGATTTCTTCCTGTTGCAGATCCCGTTGCGCGGTGGCGCCGAGATCCGCTGCGGCGCGCAACACGTGGAAGCGACGCCCCGCCTCGCATCGCTGCCCTCCCCCACCGAGCCGCTGTCGATGCGCTGGGCCGACGACAGCCCGCACCTGATCGTGCGGCTGGCCCGCTCGGCGCTGCTGTCCCGGCTCGAGTCCTTGCTCCAGGCGCCCGTCAAGCAAGCTCTGGTGTTCGACCTCGGCGTGCCGCTCGACAACCCCGCGCTGGCGCCGGTGGTGCATTTCATCGACTATCTGCGGCTCACGCTCGACGCCGGCAGCGCGCTGCAGGCCGGCGGCCCCTTGGCCGAGCATGCCGAGGCGTACCTGATGGCAAGCCTGCTGATGTCGGCGGGGCACAACCATTCGCGCGCCCTGGCCGGCGAAGCGCAGCGCAGCCTGCTGCCGCGCGTGGTCCGCAGGGCGCAGGAATACATGGCAGCCCATGCCGATGAGCCGCTGTCGTTGGCCGACGTCTGCAGCGAAGTCTGCTGCAGTGCACGCGCGCTGCAGCTGGCGTTTCGCCAGCACGCGGGCCAGGGGCCGATGGAGTTTCTGCGCGAGATCAGGCTCGACCGGGTGCGGGCCGAGTTGCTGGCATCGACCAGCGTCGCCGCAGTCGGCGTGCGAGAGGTGGCGCAGAAGTACGGCTTTCTTCATTTGGGCCACTTCGCGGCGCAATACCGCGCCCGCTTCGGCGAGCGGCCGTCCGAGACTCGGGCATCGCGCGCCTTCTGA
- a CDS encoding antA/AntB antirepressor family protein — protein sequence MSINIAINSRQIGSDLISTISGRELHAELGVGKDFTSWAKAQIKRGRFVENRDFVKLTQKGELSTTGQIQSEYHFTLEAGKHIGMMSGTDRGFEVREYFLECERRAKAATLPAVKDPRTAALIEALVRQDAIEQEQTRQATELARLQENVAVIEARTQPENKHFTVLGYSNLIGRPVDARTAANLGRKCAALSREKGLVIGDVRDPRFGTVHSYHESILQEVLAPATMN from the coding sequence ATGTCCATCAACATCGCCATCAACTCGCGCCAGATCGGCAGTGACCTCATCTCGACCATCAGCGGCCGCGAACTGCACGCCGAACTTGGCGTCGGGAAAGACTTCACCAGCTGGGCCAAGGCACAGATCAAGCGTGGCCGCTTTGTCGAAAACCGTGATTTCGTGAAGCTCACCCAAAAGGGGGAGCTCTCCACAACCGGCCAGATCCAGTCCGAGTACCACTTCACCCTCGAAGCCGGCAAGCACATCGGGATGATGAGTGGTACTGATCGCGGCTTCGAAGTCCGGGAGTACTTCCTCGAATGCGAACGACGCGCCAAGGCGGCAACCTTGCCCGCGGTCAAGGATCCACGCACAGCGGCGCTGATTGAAGCGCTGGTGCGCCAGGATGCGATCGAGCAGGAACAGACGCGCCAGGCCACCGAGCTTGCCCGCCTGCAGGAGAACGTGGCCGTCATCGAGGCTCGCACGCAGCCCGAGAACAAGCACTTCACCGTCCTCGGCTACTCCAACCTGATCGGGCGACCTGTCGATGCCCGCACGGCAGCAAACCTCGGCCGGAAGTGCGCGGCGCTGTCGCGCGAAAAAGGCTTGGTCATCGGCGACGTGCGCGACCCGCGGTTCGGCACCGTGCACAGCTACCACGAGTCCATTCTGCAGGAGGTGCTGGCACCCGCGACCATGAACTGA
- a CDS encoding dienelactone hydrolase family protein: MQEKAPDATHHIRIQATDGSGSFSGYLAVPRSGAGPGLVLAQEIFGVNATMREVADYYAEEGYVVLVPDLFWRQEPNVELGYSPDDWQRAFALYKGFDEARGMEDMQASISALRQRPEVQDAKVGVLGFCLGGKLAYLAACRTDADVAVGYYGVGIDAALDEADKIKRPLTLHIAELDKFCPPEARDRIVATLQGRPGVSLYVYPGMDHAFARAGGEHFHKPSALMAHERSIATLKDAIGPHYDLSALWDKHCEYEFATRNVDDTMSTMVAEPYVNHIPTMTGGVGYKALHAFYTNHFVNSNPPDTSLVPISRTVGATQVVDEMLFCFTHTTEIPWMLPGVAPTGKRVEVPLLAVIKFRGDKLYHEHIYWDQASVLVQVGLLDPKLLPVAGIETARKLLDETLPSNTLMYLGNRGGQASLEIYAQTT; this comes from the coding sequence ATGCAGGAAAAAGCGCCCGACGCCACGCACCACATCCGCATCCAGGCCACCGACGGCAGCGGCAGTTTCAGCGGCTACCTCGCCGTGCCACGCTCGGGCGCCGGCCCGGGCCTTGTGCTCGCGCAGGAAATCTTCGGCGTGAACGCCACGATGCGCGAGGTAGCTGACTACTACGCCGAGGAGGGCTACGTGGTGCTCGTACCCGACTTGTTCTGGCGCCAGGAGCCGAACGTGGAGCTTGGCTACTCGCCGGACGACTGGCAGCGTGCCTTTGCCCTCTACAAGGGCTTCGACGAGGCCCGCGGCATGGAAGACATGCAGGCCTCGATCAGTGCGCTGCGCCAGCGCCCCGAAGTGCAGGACGCCAAGGTCGGCGTGCTCGGCTTCTGCCTTGGAGGCAAGCTGGCCTACCTCGCGGCCTGCCGCACCGATGCGGATGTTGCCGTCGGCTACTACGGCGTGGGCATCGACGCTGCACTCGACGAGGCCGACAAGATCAAGCGCCCGCTCACACTGCACATCGCAGAGCTCGACAAGTTCTGCCCGCCCGAGGCGCGCGACCGCATCGTCGCCACGCTCCAGGGCCGGCCCGGCGTCTCGCTGTATGTGTATCCCGGCATGGACCACGCCTTCGCACGCGCCGGCGGCGAACACTTCCACAAGCCCTCGGCGCTGATGGCGCACGAGCGCAGCATCGCCACGCTGAAGGACGCCATCGGCCCGCATTACGACCTCTCGGCACTGTGGGACAAGCACTGCGAATACGAGTTCGCCACCCGCAACGTCGACGACACCATGTCGACCATGGTGGCCGAGCCGTACGTCAACCACATCCCGACCATGACCGGCGGCGTGGGCTACAAGGCGCTGCACGCGTTCTATACGAACCACTTCGTCAACAGCAATCCGCCCGACACCTCGCTGGTGCCGATCTCGCGCACGGTGGGCGCCACGCAGGTGGTCGACGAGATGCTGTTCTGCTTCACGCACACCACCGAGATCCCGTGGATGCTCCCGGGCGTTGCGCCGACGGGCAAGCGCGTGGAAGTGCCGTTGCTCGCCGTCATCAAGTTCCGCGGCGACAAGCTCTATCACGAGCACATCTACTGGGACCAGGCCAGCGTGCTGGTGCAGGTGGGCCTGCTCGACCCCAAACTGCTACCGGTGGCGGGGATCGAGACGGCGCGCAAGCTGCTGGACGAGACGCTGCCGTCGAACACCTTGATGTACTTGGGTAACAGAGGTGGGCAAGCGAGCCTGGAAATCTACGCACAGACCACGTAA
- a CDS encoding ABC transporter substrate-binding protein, producing the protein MQNRRSFVSQSAALATAVAFPLVAGAQPKTVKVGVLHPVTGALAYSGQQCRLGALMAIEDINAAGGIKSLGGAKLEALLGDAQSQPQAGSAEVEKMNEAGVSAIVGAYASAICLATTQAAAKYNLPHVVDVGVADQIVERGLKNTFRFGPGYKKSTEVAMANLLVLNKAAGNPAKTVMIIHEESLFGAGTAQLLSRELPGYGFEVKEVVKHANPTRDFNNIVLRMKSINPDIVIPANYYNEYALLVRTMQQQKVVPKAIFSVLGGAASSYKFVKEFPDAANGIIDCNHWFNPKDKRAQDLRKRVEAKGQFFSYEVFMTYTAMWLLADALERAKSTERAAIVDALEKSTFGNHFMPYGPTKFVNGQNEGAQPLMTQVVKNDIKVIIPRDYREVDPVFPLRAV; encoded by the coding sequence ATGCAGAACCGCCGCAGTTTCGTGTCGCAGTCCGCCGCCCTGGCGACCGCCGTTGCCTTCCCGCTCGTGGCCGGCGCGCAGCCCAAGACCGTCAAGGTCGGCGTGCTGCATCCGGTCACCGGTGCGCTGGCCTATTCGGGCCAGCAGTGCCGCCTCGGTGCGCTCATGGCCATCGAGGACATCAACGCGGCGGGCGGCATCAAGTCGCTCGGCGGCGCGAAGCTAGAAGCCCTGCTGGGCGATGCGCAATCGCAGCCGCAGGCCGGCTCGGCCGAGGTCGAGAAGATGAACGAGGCCGGCGTCTCGGCCATCGTCGGCGCCTATGCCTCGGCCATCTGCCTCGCGACCACGCAGGCCGCGGCCAAGTACAACCTGCCGCACGTGGTGGACGTGGGCGTGGCCGACCAGATCGTGGAGCGCGGCCTGAAGAACACCTTCCGTTTCGGCCCCGGCTACAAGAAGTCGACCGAGGTGGCCATGGCCAACCTGCTGGTGCTCAACAAGGCCGCGGGCAACCCGGCCAAGACCGTGATGATCATTCACGAGGAGTCGCTCTTCGGCGCCGGCACCGCGCAACTGCTCTCGCGCGAGTTGCCGGGCTACGGCTTCGAGGTGAAGGAGGTGGTGAAACACGCCAACCCCACGCGCGACTTCAACAACATCGTGCTGCGCATGAAGTCGATCAACCCCGACATCGTGATCCCGGCCAACTACTACAACGAATACGCGCTGCTGGTGCGTACCATGCAGCAGCAGAAGGTGGTGCCCAAGGCGATCTTCTCGGTGCTGGGCGGCGCGGCATCGAGCTACAAGTTCGTGAAGGAATTTCCGGACGCAGCCAACGGCATCATCGACTGCAACCACTGGTTCAACCCGAAGGACAAGCGCGCGCAGGACCTGCGCAAGCGCGTCGAGGCCAAGGGCCAGTTCTTCAGCTACGAGGTCTTCATGACCTACACCGCGATGTGGCTGCTGGCCGATGCGCTGGAGCGCGCCAAGTCGACAGAGCGCGCCGCGATCGTCGACGCGCTCGAGAAGAGCACTTTCGGCAACCACTTCATGCCTTATGGCCCCACGAAGTTCGTCAACGGCCAGAACGAAGGCGCGCAGCCGCTCATGACGCAGGTGGTGAAGAACGACATCAAGGTCATCATTCCGCGCGACTATCGCGAGGTCGATCCGGTGTTTCCGTTGCGCGCTGTCTGA
- a CDS encoding helix-turn-helix transcriptional regulator: MMELIHELLQCRHSDPNRSRSGAGRWLTVNVPAELWAKIQATAELAELGEPRSSAPAHKQRTPAAQHLQAALVPDALLRIGVVEQITGLGESTIRRKMATAHFPQPIKNGARCTRWRAGDVTTWLREQGIAA, from the coding sequence ATGATGGAGCTCATCCACGAACTGCTGCAGTGCAGGCACAGCGACCCGAACAGAAGTCGCTCTGGCGCCGGCCGGTGGCTGACCGTCAATGTGCCGGCCGAGTTGTGGGCCAAGATTCAGGCCACCGCCGAGTTGGCCGAGCTCGGCGAACCTCGATCCTCGGCTCCCGCACACAAGCAACGGACGCCAGCCGCTCAGCATCTGCAGGCGGCCCTCGTCCCGGACGCTCTCTTGCGCATCGGTGTTGTGGAACAGATCACGGGCCTGGGCGAATCGACGATCCGCCGGAAGATGGCTACTGCGCACTTCCCGCAGCCGATCAAGAACGGCGCGCGCTGCACACGTTGGCGAGCTGGCGACGTGACGACCTGGTTACGCGAACAAGGAATTGCAGCGTGA
- a CDS encoding type II toxin-antitoxin system HicB family antitoxin produces MEEDRYTRITLRIPKDLHAKLDEAAEATSKSLNAEIVARLDKSFEPSAEAGLLAFVRRNEMQLAEMELALNYRSMRFAEAVSVLQRIAVAIERSPYMFDDLQGMTGTVNNLIDEATTLSDARNQSQALIGRVQGAQRRFDDAMQRLKEMATKAGPVESVKKVGILDVPPPFVDKNLPVPKYVKAMRPRPNAKPKP; encoded by the coding sequence ATGGAAGAAGACCGCTACACGCGCATCACGCTGCGTATCCCGAAGGATCTGCATGCCAAGCTCGATGAGGCAGCGGAGGCAACCTCGAAGAGCCTGAATGCAGAAATCGTGGCAAGGCTCGATAAGTCGTTCGAGCCATCTGCCGAAGCAGGGCTTCTCGCATTTGTTCGGCGGAACGAGATGCAGCTTGCGGAAATGGAGTTGGCGCTGAACTACAGGTCCATGCGCTTCGCAGAGGCTGTGTCGGTGCTTCAGCGCATCGCAGTAGCGATCGAGCGATCGCCGTATATGTTCGACGACCTGCAGGGCATGACGGGGACTGTCAACAACCTGATCGATGAGGCGACTACCTTGAGCGACGCTAGGAATCAATCCCAGGCTCTCATCGGCAGGGTACAGGGAGCTCAGCGTCGCTTTGACGACGCGATGCAGCGCCTGAAAGAAATGGCCACCAAAGCCGGGCCGGTCGAATCGGTGAAGAAAGTTGGCATCCTTGATGTGCCGCCGCCTTTCGTTGACAAAAACCTTCCCGTACCGAAGTACGTCAAAGCGATGCGGCCGAGGCCGAACGCCAAACCTAAGCCCTGA
- a CDS encoding GntR family transcriptional regulator: MPLPKYHQIYLVLREQLHEGRFAEGLPGELALMAQFGVARVTVRRALEQLSSEGLIARNPGRRTRALPPPVSGEGPGTQSMERANLRGLLENLVTMGLHTSVKVIEVATITASTQVAEALQLQLGDPVQKAVRVRSTKEGPLSHITTYVPDTIARRFGRRELSKKPILVLLEESGVKVGRAHQTISARLADNVLAQHLHVSVGSALLAVRRLIYDEDERPVQWLHGLYRPDRYTYEMQLSRVGSIDAKVWVSKDVSAQFN; the protein is encoded by the coding sequence ATGCCTTTGCCCAAATATCACCAGATCTACTTGGTCCTGCGTGAACAGTTGCACGAAGGGCGTTTCGCGGAGGGCCTGCCCGGCGAACTCGCGCTCATGGCGCAATTCGGTGTGGCGCGCGTCACAGTGCGCCGCGCACTCGAACAGCTGTCTTCCGAAGGCCTGATCGCGCGCAACCCCGGCCGCCGCACGCGCGCGCTGCCACCGCCGGTCAGCGGCGAAGGCCCCGGCACCCAAAGCATGGAACGCGCCAATCTGCGCGGCCTGCTCGAGAACCTGGTCACCATGGGCCTGCACACCTCGGTCAAGGTCATCGAGGTCGCGACCATCACCGCCTCCACCCAGGTGGCCGAGGCGCTTCAGCTGCAGCTCGGCGACCCGGTGCAGAAAGCCGTGCGCGTGCGTTCCACCAAGGAAGGCCCGCTCTCGCACATCACCACCTACGTGCCCGACACGATCGCGCGCCGCTTCGGCCGCCGCGAGCTTTCGAAGAAGCCCATCCTCGTGCTGCTCGAGGAGTCGGGCGTCAAGGTGGGCCGCGCGCACCAAACCATCTCCGCGCGCCTGGCCGACAACGTTCTCGCACAGCACCTTCATGTCTCGGTCGGCTCGGCCCTGCTCGCGGTGCGCCGCCTGATCTACGACGAAGACGAGCGGCCCGTGCAGTGGCTGCACGGCCTCTACCGCCCCGACCGCTACACCTACGAAATGCAGCTCTCCCGCGTGGGCAGCATCGACGCCAAGGTGTGGGTCAGCAAAGACGTGTCAGCCCAGTTCAACTGA
- a CDS encoding DUF3606 domain-containing protein produces the protein MVDDLKNRGPADRSRINVHEAWELGYWTGVLGVSEAKLREAVKAVGVMVVDVRRYLGK, from the coding sequence ATGGTGGACGACCTCAAGAATCGTGGCCCGGCTGACCGCTCGCGCATAAATGTTCACGAAGCCTGGGAACTTGGCTACTGGACAGGCGTGTTGGGCGTGAGCGAGGCAAAACTGCGCGAGGCTGTCAAAGCTGTCGGCGTGATGGTCGTTGACGTACGGCGCTATCTGGGAAAGTAG
- a CDS encoding SDR family oxidoreductase, whose amino-acid sequence MFKGLEGRSAIVTGGSTLIGAGVVRALHAAGVKVVVADIDAVNGQALADSLGAGARFVRTDITDDAQVQACVAQAAAQHGGVHFLVNLACSYVDDGFKSPRADWLTSFNVNVASAVAMLQAVHPHMVAAGGGAVVNFTSISSRVAQTGRWLYPVSKAAMAQLTRNMAMDLAPDGIRVNSVSPGWTWSAVMERLSGGDRAKTDRVAAPFHLLGRVGDPDEVAQVVLFLCSDHASFVTGADYAVDGGYAAMGPEQAVPAIPKLMD is encoded by the coding sequence ATGTTCAAGGGACTCGAAGGCAGGAGCGCCATCGTCACGGGTGGTTCCACACTGATAGGCGCCGGCGTGGTGCGCGCGCTGCACGCGGCCGGCGTGAAGGTCGTTGTCGCCGATATCGATGCCGTCAACGGCCAGGCACTGGCGGATTCGCTCGGCGCCGGCGCGCGCTTCGTGCGCACCGACATCACCGACGACGCACAAGTGCAAGCCTGCGTGGCGCAGGCGGCCGCGCAGCACGGCGGCGTGCACTTTCTCGTGAACCTTGCGTGCTCGTATGTGGACGACGGCTTCAAGTCGCCTCGCGCCGACTGGCTCACGTCGTTCAACGTGAATGTTGCGAGCGCGGTGGCGATGCTGCAGGCCGTGCACCCGCACATGGTGGCAGCCGGCGGCGGGGCGGTGGTCAATTTCACGAGCATCTCGTCGCGCGTGGCGCAGACGGGGCGCTGGCTCTATCCGGTGAGCAAGGCCGCCATGGCGCAGCTCACCCGCAACATGGCGATGGACCTGGCGCCGGACGGCATCCGCGTGAACAGCGTGTCGCCGGGTTGGACATGGTCGGCCGTGATGGAGCGCCTTAGCGGCGGCGACCGCGCCAAGACCGATCGCGTGGCCGCGCCTTTCCATCTGCTCGGGCGTGTCGGCGACCCGGACGAGGTGGCGCAGGTGGTGCTGTTCCTGTGTTCGGACCATGCGAGCTTCGTGACCGGCGCCGACTACGCGGTGGACGGCGGCTATGCCGCCATGGGCCCCGAGCAGGCCGTGCCCGCCATTCCCAAGTTGATGGACTAG
- a CDS encoding winged helix-turn-helix domain-containing protein encodes MRLYVSPLPFETALSGSFLGTSHARSAELDEDMDPMRVLLIDHQSTQCKTFNEGLERNGFTVDIVNSESATANPVIAQDYALILLNSMRPGQDGVHAVRTIRRKTDAPLLVLTERDSVAARIAGLELGANDYLVKPFQFSELLARVKALARSTGARHQPVLRLADLELDERRAKFSRDGTELELTRMEFTLLVVLLRNQGKVLSRSLLARRVWDMEFNAKTNVVDVAILRLRSKLDAPFESKLLHTVRGEGYVLEERTEPL; translated from the coding sequence GTGCGACTGTATGTTTCCCCGCTTCCTTTCGAAACCGCACTGAGCGGCTCGTTTCTCGGCACCAGCCATGCACGCAGCGCAGAGCTCGACGAGGACATGGACCCCATGCGGGTCTTGCTCATCGACCATCAATCGACCCAGTGCAAGACCTTCAACGAAGGACTGGAGAGAAACGGTTTCACCGTGGACATCGTGAACAGCGAAAGCGCAACCGCGAACCCGGTCATCGCACAGGACTACGCGCTCATCCTCCTGAACTCGATGCGACCTGGCCAGGACGGAGTCCATGCCGTTCGAACGATCCGGCGCAAGACGGATGCACCTCTCCTGGTTCTGACCGAACGCGACAGCGTTGCCGCTCGCATAGCGGGCCTGGAGCTTGGAGCGAACGACTATCTGGTCAAGCCGTTCCAGTTTTCCGAACTGCTTGCCCGCGTCAAGGCGCTGGCCCGCAGCACCGGTGCACGCCATCAACCAGTGCTTCGCCTGGCCGATCTGGAGCTCGACGAGCGGCGCGCAAAGTTCTCCCGCGATGGGACCGAACTCGAACTGACCAGGATGGAGTTCACGTTGCTGGTGGTGTTGCTTCGCAACCAGGGCAAGGTACTTTCACGGTCCCTGCTCGCCAGGCGCGTCTGGGATATGGAATTCAATGCCAAGACCAACGTGGTCGACGTAGCCATCCTTCGCCTGCGCAGCAAGCTTGACGCCCCGTTCGAGTCGAAGCTGCTGCATACGGTGCGAGGCGAGGGGTACGTCCTCGAGGAACGTACCGAACCCTTGTAG
- a CDS encoding flavin reductase family protein, which translates to MEARAREAVVDRFDRRDFRKALGQFTTGVTVITTRALDGRRVGMTANSFSSVSLDPPLVLWSLARQAPSVADFTGASHFAINVLAAHQHHLSRQFSTPQADKFGGVDCCEGTAGVPLLSGVIARFICRNVKQYDGGDHLIFIGEVERYDRFDGEPLVFHSGYYQVTTRHPECVQ; encoded by the coding sequence CTGGAAGCCCGGGCGCGCGAGGCGGTTGTGGACCGCTTCGACCGACGCGACTTTCGCAAGGCCCTCGGACAGTTCACCACCGGCGTGACCGTCATCACGACCCGGGCCCTCGACGGCCGTCGCGTGGGCATGACCGCCAATTCGTTCTCTTCGGTTTCGCTGGACCCGCCACTGGTGCTGTGGAGCCTGGCCCGGCAGGCGCCGAGCGTGGCCGACTTCACCGGCGCCAGCCACTTCGCGATCAATGTGCTGGCGGCACATCAACACCACCTGTCGCGCCAGTTCTCGACGCCGCAGGCGGACAAGTTCGGGGGGGTGGACTGCTGCGAAGGCACGGCCGGCGTGCCGTTGCTGAGTGGCGTCATCGCCCGGTTCATCTGCCGCAACGTGAAGCAATACGACGGCGGCGACCACCTGATCTTCATCGGCGAAGTCGAGCGCTACGACCGCTTCGACGGCGAGCCGCTGGTCTTTCATTCGGGCTACTACCAGGTGACCACGCGACATCCGGAATGCGTGCAATGA
- a CDS encoding DUF1488 domain-containing protein, which yields MTNAINLKDSHLIEFSVYSGGQRIICFIRYEALKDHLGATSGSVVDVLEANRGCIDPVAIRVANRTPDGGHVIVETSDL from the coding sequence GTGACCAATGCCATAAATCTGAAGGACTCCCATCTGATTGAGTTCTCTGTCTACTCCGGCGGCCAGCGAATAATCTGCTTCATCAGGTACGAGGCGCTAAAGGACCATCTCGGAGCCACATCGGGCAGCGTCGTTGATGTGCTTGAGGCGAACAGGGGATGCATCGATCCTGTGGCGATCCGCGTGGCGAACCGGACTCCTGACGGCGGGCACGTGATCGTGGAGACCAGCGACCTCTGA